In the genome of Taurinivorans muris, one region contains:
- a CDS encoding macro domain-containing protein yields MRAKCFEIMQAQGREEETGQAKITPAYNLPSRYVIHTVGPIVGQKLTAQDEALLCSCYRSCMRCAAEQGLTSIAFCCISTGEFHFPNQRAGELAVQTVKACQREFAQDMNVVFNVYKDIDMDIYIELLRE; encoded by the coding sequence TTGAGGGCGAAATGCTTTGAAATTATGCAGGCACAGGGAAGAGAAGAAGAAACAGGGCAGGCAAAAATTACGCCCGCTTATAATTTGCCCAGCCGATATGTCATTCATACCGTAGGTCCTATCGTCGGGCAAAAATTGACGGCGCAGGACGAGGCGTTGCTGTGCTCTTGCTATCGCTCCTGCATGCGCTGCGCTGCTGAGCAAGGTTTAACAAGTATCGCATTTTGCTGTATTTCAACAGGGGAGTTTCATTTTCCCAATCAAAGGGCGGGAGAACTTGCCGTACAAACGGTCAAAGCATGCCAAAGAGAATTTGCTCAGGACATGAACGTTGTTTTCAATGTTTATAAAGATATTGATATGGATATTTATATTGAATTATTGCGAGAATAA